In a single window of the Terriglobia bacterium genome:
- a CDS encoding Nramp family divalent metal transporter gives MWRYFGPAFVASVAYIDPGNFASNFEGGARFGYTLLWVLLWSNAMAILIQYLSAKLGIATGKTLPQNCRAYFSKKINFGLWVAAELAALATDLAEFLGAALGFYLLLHIPLFPAALITAVVVFLMLAVELYGFRRLEQLIMVFVFAIAACYAFEMFLVHPDWGAVAHGVIVPKINSESIYVAVSMLGATVMPHVIYLHSALVQHRVKEDAASDHPEKWLLTMRHLRYELWDVLAAMNGAWLINSAMIVMAAAVFYNKGVNFTFDEAHLTLHPLLPAVSGTAFALALLFSGLSSSTVGTMAGQVIIEGFLDIKFSVFLRRLLTIIPALIVIALRLDALKILLLSQVVLSFAIPFALVPLVVLTRSKAVMSDLVNSPRTNYMAYAVTAIIVGLNLLLVYRMVGGQF, from the coding sequence ATGTGGCGGTACTTCGGCCCCGCGTTCGTCGCCAGCGTCGCGTACATCGATCCTGGAAATTTCGCCAGCAACTTTGAAGGCGGGGCCAGGTTTGGTTACACCCTGTTGTGGGTGCTGCTCTGGTCGAATGCCATGGCCATTCTGATCCAGTATCTTTCCGCCAAGCTGGGCATTGCTACGGGCAAAACGCTGCCGCAAAACTGCCGTGCATATTTTTCCAAAAAGATTAATTTCGGGCTGTGGGTTGCGGCGGAACTGGCCGCTCTGGCCACGGATCTGGCTGAATTTCTTGGCGCAGCCTTGGGGTTCTACCTGCTTCTCCACATCCCGCTTTTTCCGGCGGCTCTGATCACTGCGGTTGTGGTTTTCCTGATGCTGGCGGTTGAACTCTATGGCTTCCGTCGGCTGGAACAACTGATCATGGTTTTCGTGTTCGCCATCGCCGCGTGCTATGCGTTTGAGATGTTTCTGGTGCATCCAGACTGGGGCGCGGTGGCCCACGGCGTTATCGTGCCAAAAATCAATTCAGAGAGCATCTACGTTGCCGTAAGCATGCTGGGTGCAACGGTGATGCCGCACGTAATTTATTTGCATTCGGCGCTGGTGCAACACCGGGTGAAGGAAGACGCAGCCAGCGACCATCCTGAGAAATGGCTGCTCACCATGCGGCACCTGCGGTATGAGCTGTGGGACGTGCTGGCCGCGATGAACGGCGCATGGCTGATCAACTCCGCCATGATCGTGATGGCCGCTGCGGTGTTCTACAACAAGGGAGTAAACTTCACATTCGACGAGGCGCATCTTACGCTGCATCCTCTGTTACCCGCGGTTTCAGGGACTGCGTTTGCTTTGGCGCTGCTGTTTTCCGGCTTGTCATCTTCCACGGTGGGCACCATGGCAGGCCAGGTGATCATCGAAGGATTTTTAGATATCAAGTTCAGCGTCTTTCTGCGCCGCCTTTTGACGATCATTCCCGCGCTCATAGTAATCGCGCTCCGCCTCGACGCCCTTAAAATTTTGTTACTATCACAGGTTGTGCTTAGCTTCGCGATTCCATTTGCTCTGGTGCCGCTGGTCGTGCTGACCCGCTCCAAGGCCGTGATGTCTGACCTGGTGAATAGCCCGCGCACCAACTACATGGCATATGCCGTTACAGCCATCATTGTTGGTCTGAATCTTCTGCTGGTTTACAGAATGGTGGGCGGTCAGTTCTAG
- the acnA gene encoding aconitate hydratase AcnA, whose translation MNSFGSRSKLRAGNQEYEIYRLDALEKHDCAPQRLPFSLKILLENLLRAENGRSVTANDVRFLAGWKPQAVPDKEIAFTPARVLMQDFTGVPAVVDLGAMRDAMKKMGGDPTLINPLQPAELVIDHSVQVDEFATIGAFAVNAQLEFERNKERYAFLRWGQSAFRNFKVVPPDMGIVHQVNLEYLARVVFSEKRDGTTVAYPDTLVGTDSHTTMINGLGVLGWGVGGIEAEAAMLGQPVSMLLPQVVGFKLKGQLREGSTATDLVLTVTEMLRKTAVVGKFVEFFGPGLSSLPLADRATIANMAPEYGATCGIFPVDETTLGYLRTTGRPADQIALVETYCKEQGLFHTAQTPDAEYSQVVELDLSTVEPSVAGPRRPQDRVLLSKTKESFEAALPTLIGPRPAQPARKVAPQQVERFEGEGGTPVALAEDPNAPAAHKDVGDNVFEYLHDGSVVIAAITSCTNTSNPSVMMAAGLLAKKAVEKGLKRKPWVKTSLAPGSRVVTEYYRNAGLIPYLEKLGFHVVGYGCTTCIGNSGPLPQDVSYAIAEKQLVAVSVLSGNRNFEGRINSEVRANYLMSPPLVVAYALAGRIDLDLTNDPIGTGTGDKPVYLRDIWPTQKEVQDAVSHSINSGMFTTNYQTIFDGDQEWKRLSVPEGETYVWDNDSTYIKRAPYFDDMPARPAPVKEIKGARVLAKLGNSVTTDHISPAGSIKANSPAGKYLQEHGVPPSDFNSYGSRRGNHEVMVRGTFANVRLRNQLAPGSEGGITKHFPSGEIMSIFDASVKYIAAGVPTIVLAGKEYGSGSSRDWAAKGPLLLGIRAVIAESYERIHRSNLVGMGILPLQFLAEENAESLGLQGDEVFEIVGLPTLLASKFANGKQVQVRATSADGNVNEFSALVRIDTPQEILYYEHGGILQYVLRQLLATKGKSSAAD comes from the coding sequence ATGAATAGTTTCGGCAGCCGCTCAAAATTGCGCGCCGGCAATCAGGAATATGAAATCTACCGTTTAGACGCGCTGGAAAAGCATGATTGTGCCCCGCAGCGCCTCCCCTTCTCATTGAAAATCCTTCTGGAAAATCTTTTGCGTGCCGAAAATGGCCGCAGCGTCACCGCGAACGACGTGCGTTTTCTCGCCGGATGGAAGCCGCAGGCCGTGCCCGACAAAGAAATTGCATTCACCCCGGCGCGCGTGCTCATGCAGGATTTTACCGGCGTGCCAGCCGTTGTCGATCTAGGGGCCATGCGCGATGCCATGAAGAAGATGGGCGGCGATCCCACACTGATCAATCCGCTGCAGCCCGCGGAACTGGTAATTGACCATTCTGTGCAAGTAGATGAATTTGCCACAATCGGCGCATTCGCCGTGAACGCGCAGCTGGAGTTTGAGCGCAACAAAGAGCGCTATGCCTTTCTGCGCTGGGGCCAATCGGCGTTCCGTAATTTCAAAGTGGTTCCGCCGGACATGGGAATCGTCCACCAGGTGAACCTGGAATATCTGGCGCGCGTGGTCTTCTCTGAAAAACGCGACGGCACTACCGTGGCGTATCCTGACACGCTGGTAGGCACAGACTCGCACACTACCATGATCAACGGTCTGGGCGTTCTGGGCTGGGGCGTTGGCGGCATTGAAGCCGAGGCCGCCATGCTGGGCCAGCCTGTTTCCATGCTGCTGCCTCAGGTTGTGGGATTCAAGTTGAAAGGCCAGTTGCGTGAAGGATCCACGGCCACCGATCTTGTCCTCACTGTCACGGAGATGCTGCGCAAGACCGCCGTGGTAGGAAAGTTTGTGGAGTTCTTTGGCCCCGGCCTGTCGTCATTGCCGCTGGCTGATCGCGCCACCATTGCCAACATGGCTCCGGAATATGGCGCTACCTGCGGCATCTTCCCTGTGGACGAAACAACGCTTGGTTATCTGCGCACCACGGGACGTCCCGCCGACCAGATTGCGCTGGTGGAAACCTATTGCAAAGAACAAGGCTTGTTCCACACGGCGCAAACACCGGACGCCGAGTATTCGCAGGTCGTGGAACTCGACTTGAGCACTGTGGAACCGAGCGTTGCCGGGCCACGGCGGCCGCAGGACCGCGTTCTGCTTTCCAAGACCAAAGAATCGTTTGAAGCGGCGTTGCCTACTTTGATCGGTCCGCGTCCCGCGCAACCAGCGCGCAAAGTTGCTCCACAGCAGGTAGAACGGTTTGAAGGTGAAGGCGGCACGCCGGTAGCCTTGGCGGAAGATCCCAACGCTCCTGCGGCACATAAAGATGTGGGAGACAATGTTTTTGAGTACCTGCATGATGGCTCCGTGGTGATTGCTGCCATTACAAGCTGCACCAACACGTCAAATCCTTCAGTCATGATGGCCGCTGGGCTCTTGGCAAAAAAGGCCGTGGAAAAAGGCCTGAAGCGCAAACCCTGGGTAAAGACTTCCCTTGCTCCCGGCTCGCGCGTGGTTACGGAGTACTACCGCAATGCGGGACTCATTCCTTATCTGGAAAAGCTTGGCTTCCACGTTGTGGGCTATGGCTGCACAACGTGCATCGGAAATTCCGGCCCGCTGCCGCAGGATGTTTCCTACGCCATCGCGGAAAAACAACTGGTCGCCGTTTCGGTGCTTTCCGGCAACCGCAACTTTGAAGGCCGCATTAATTCTGAAGTTCGCGCAAATTACCTGATGTCACCACCACTGGTGGTGGCGTATGCGCTGGCTGGGCGGATTGATCTTGATCTCACCAATGATCCAATAGGCACTGGCACCGGGGACAAGCCGGTTTATCTGCGCGATATATGGCCTACGCAAAAAGAAGTGCAGGACGCGGTGAGCCACTCCATCAATTCCGGCATGTTCACCACGAATTACCAGACGATTTTTGATGGCGACCAGGAATGGAAACGGCTGTCTGTCCCCGAAGGCGAAACCTATGTCTGGGACAACGATTCCACTTACATCAAACGCGCGCCGTATTTTGACGACATGCCGGCACGTCCTGCGCCAGTGAAGGAAATCAAAGGCGCGCGTGTGCTGGCGAAGCTGGGCAATAGCGTAACCACCGACCATATTTCTCCCGCAGGATCAATCAAAGCAAACAGCCCGGCGGGAAAATATCTTCAGGAACATGGCGTGCCGCCGAGCGACTTCAACTCTTACGGCTCGCGCCGCGGCAACCATGAGGTGATGGTGCGAGGCACATTTGCCAACGTGCGCCTGCGCAACCAGCTCGCGCCGGGCTCGGAAGGCGGCATCACCAAGCACTTCCCCAGCGGCGAGATCATGTCGATCTTTGACGCTTCTGTAAAGTACATCGCCGCGGGCGTGCCGACGATTGTGCTGGCGGGCAAGGAATATGGATCGGGATCGTCACGCGACTGGGCGGCCAAAGGTCCGCTGCTGCTGGGCATCCGTGCCGTCATCGCCGAAAGCTATGAGCGCATACATCGGTCGAACCTCGTGGGCATGGGCATTCTGCCGCTGCAGTTCCTTGCGGAAGAAAACGCAGAGTCACTGGGGCTGCAAGGCGATGAAGTTTTTGAGATCGTTGGTTTGCCCACGCTGCTGGCCAGCAAGTTTGCCAATGGAAAGCAGGTGCAAGTCAGGGCAACCAGTGCTGACGGCAACGTGAATGAATTCAGTGCGCTGGTGCGTATCGATACGCCGCAGGAGATTCTTTACTATGAGCACGGCGGCATTCTGCAATATGTGCTGCGGCAGCTGCTGGCGACAAAAGGAAAGAGCTCGGCCGCAGATTAG
- the purD gene encoding phosphoribosylamine--glycine ligase gives MKVLVIGGGGREHALVWKLRQSPRVSQVYCLPGNGGICDEATCMPGDPKSLASLLSVAHQIQPDLTVVGPEIALSIGVVDEFKRRGLRIFGPTQRAAQLETSKSFAKEFMQRHKVPTAHFAVCTSEEDLRKSLGLFSTPVVVKADGLAAGKGVVIAATKEEAAVAGVSMFNGKLLGMPVANVVLEEFLEGEEVSFLVLSDGERMAALVPAQDHKRIGDGDKGANTGGMGAYSTGALLEEGMSDWLLNHIARPVIDGMKSEGAEYRGILYCGLMMTARGPMVLEFNCRFGDPETQAVLMRLDSDLLDAIEAAVEGRVSPGEFKWSSDASCCVVVASGGYPGSYMTGKQISGLDRAGTLTNVKVFHAGTSKRDGVFYTSGGRVLGVTARAPRLEDAITRAYEAVRLISFEEMYYRKDIGARALKAPK, from the coding sequence ATGAAGGTCCTGGTAATTGGCGGTGGAGGCAGGGAGCACGCGCTGGTGTGGAAGCTGCGCCAGTCGCCGCGCGTGTCGCAGGTGTATTGCCTGCCCGGCAATGGCGGCATTTGTGATGAAGCCACCTGCATGCCGGGCGACCCCAAGAGTCTGGCCAGCCTGCTTTCTGTCGCGCACCAAATCCAGCCGGACTTAACTGTGGTCGGGCCGGAGATTGCGTTGTCCATTGGCGTGGTGGATGAATTCAAGCGCCGCGGCCTGAGGATTTTTGGTCCCACGCAACGCGCGGCGCAACTGGAAACAAGCAAGAGCTTTGCCAAGGAATTCATGCAGCGGCACAAGGTGCCAACCGCGCACTTTGCCGTGTGCACTTCAGAAGAAGATTTGCGCAAGTCTTTGGGTCTGTTTTCCACGCCTGTAGTAGTCAAGGCCGATGGTCTTGCCGCCGGCAAAGGCGTGGTGATTGCCGCAACCAAGGAAGAAGCTGCCGTCGCAGGCGTCTCCATGTTCAACGGCAAACTACTGGGAATGCCGGTGGCCAACGTGGTGCTGGAAGAATTTCTTGAAGGCGAGGAAGTTTCCTTCCTGGTGTTGAGCGATGGCGAGCGCATGGCCGCGCTGGTGCCGGCGCAGGACCATAAACGCATAGGCGACGGCGATAAAGGCGCAAACACCGGAGGCATGGGAGCTTACTCCACGGGCGCGCTGCTCGAAGAAGGCATGAGCGACTGGCTGCTGAATCATATTGCCCGGCCCGTGATCGACGGCATGAAATCAGAGGGAGCGGAGTATCGCGGCATTTTGTATTGCGGCCTCATGATGACCGCGCGCGGGCCCATGGTGCTGGAATTCAACTGCCGCTTTGGCGATCCGGAAACACAGGCCGTGCTGATGCGGCTGGATAGTGACCTGTTGGACGCGATTGAGGCCGCGGTGGAAGGGCGCGTGAGCCCCGGCGAATTCAAATGGTCCAGTGATGCCTCGTGTTGCGTAGTCGTCGCTTCAGGCGGATACCCGGGAAGCTATATGACGGGGAAACAGATTTCCGGCCTGGACCGCGCGGGTACTTTGACCAATGTGAAGGTCTTCCATGCGGGTACCAGCAAGCGCGATGGAGTTTTCTATACCAGCGGCGGACGTGTGCTGGGCGTAACGGCGCGAGCGCCGCGTTTGGAAGATGCGATCACCCGCGCGTATGAAGCCGTGCGGCTGATCAGCTTTGAAGAAATGTACTACCGCAAAGATATCGGCGCACGAGCGTTGAAAGCGCCGAAATAA
- the purE gene encoding 5-(carboxyamino)imidazole ribonucleotide mutase, with protein MAESPLVSIVMGSDSDLEIMNETAKALDDFGIAYEIDVTSAHRSPARTSEFARNAAGRGVKVIIAGAGGAAHLAGVIAAETTLPVIGVPIPSTPLNGMDSLLAIVQMPAGIPVATTAIGKAGATNAGILAAQIIGLSNATIAGKLKEMKGKLVKSVEEKSQKLQQMRKRG; from the coding sequence ATGGCAGAGAGCCCTCTTGTATCGATAGTGATGGGATCGGATTCCGACCTTGAGATCATGAATGAAACCGCCAAAGCGCTGGATGACTTTGGCATTGCCTATGAAATCGACGTAACCTCGGCGCATCGTTCGCCCGCGCGGACTTCAGAATTTGCGCGCAACGCCGCCGGACGCGGCGTTAAGGTCATCATCGCCGGAGCAGGCGGCGCGGCCCATCTGGCGGGCGTGATTGCCGCCGAAACAACCTTGCCTGTAATCGGCGTGCCCATCCCTTCTACACCGCTGAATGGCATGGACTCACTGCTGGCCATCGTTCAGATGCCTGCGGGCATTCCGGTTGCGACCACCGCAATCGGCAAGGCTGGCGCGACGAATGCGGGAATCCTGGCCGCGCAGATTATAGGGCTCAGCAATGCCACCATTGCCGGCAAGCTGAAAGAGATGAAGGGCAAACTGGTGAAGAGCGTGGAAGAGAAATCACAGAAGCTGCAGCAGATGAGGAAGCGTGGCTAG
- the kdsB gene encoding 3-deoxy-manno-octulosonate cytidylyltransferase, with product MPDAFSAVAIIPARLASTRLPRKVLREIAGQPMIARVYEAAKQSPLLQDVIIATDSEEVMRFAQARGWKAQMTSDKHRSGTDRVYEVAQRIPADVYVNIQGDEPLARPEHLGALLQPMQDPKVMVSTIKTPCPPQDVDNPNAVKVVTDLNGRALYFSRSTIPFDRDKTGGISYFKHLGFYAYRRAALDRFCNLPESKLEAAERLEQLRFLDNGIDIYVAETPFNTVGVDTEEDLRRVEEMLRSGQ from the coding sequence ATGCCAGATGCCTTTAGCGCCGTCGCCATTATTCCTGCACGACTGGCTTCCACGCGGCTGCCGCGCAAAGTGCTGCGCGAAATCGCCGGGCAGCCGATGATTGCGCGCGTGTATGAAGCGGCCAAGCAATCTCCTTTGCTGCAAGACGTGATTATCGCTACGGATTCAGAAGAGGTGATGCGATTTGCGCAGGCGCGGGGATGGAAGGCGCAAATGACATCGGACAAGCATCGCAGTGGCACTGACCGTGTCTATGAGGTGGCGCAGCGCATTCCCGCCGACGTGTATGTAAATATCCAAGGCGATGAACCTCTGGCTCGCCCTGAGCATCTGGGCGCGTTGTTACAGCCAATGCAGGATCCCAAGGTGATGGTCTCTACTATCAAGACGCCGTGCCCGCCGCAGGATGTTGATAATCCCAACGCGGTTAAGGTTGTGACGGACTTGAATGGCCGCGCGCTTTATTTTTCGCGATCGACGATTCCTTTTGATCGCGACAAGACCGGCGGCATCAGCTACTTCAAGCATCTGGGCTTTTATGCCTACCGGCGTGCCGCGTTGGATCGGTTCTGTAACTTGCCGGAGTCGAAGCTGGAAGCGGCGGAGCGGCTGGAGCAATTGCGATTTCTGGACAACGGAATCGACATTTATGTGGCCGAGACGCCGTTCAATACAGTGGGCGTGGATACAGAAGAAGACTTGCGCAGAGTGGAAGAGATGCTGCGGAGTGGACAGTAG
- a CDS encoding M48 family metallopeptidase, giving the protein MTLAGGNTQPDTPEVREYNSQRRWLELGDLGVSFGFLIVLLATGWTKTLSGLATRMAPDRYWLDLFYYVMFLSVISKALGFALDFYGFRLEHRFNLSSQRLFSWLKDEFKGWFLGLIMATVLAEIVYALIRTSPQYWWIIGWLIFMGLFVFFAQIAPVVLFPLFYKFAPLQNDELKARLMRLGERAGTRVRGVYEWKLSEKSKKANAALTGLGNTRRIILADTLLQNYSDDEIEAVLAHELGHHVHGHMVKMIVVQALVTLAGFWAANYVLRYAIDEQHMFQHLADFANLPLLALVASGLSLLLMPALNAYSRFTERQADLYCWKCVSDVTPYISAMEKLARQNLSESHPSRLVELLFHSHPPVSKRIAAAEAWAKSHRPSLAT; this is encoded by the coding sequence ATGACCCTCGCCGGCGGCAATACACAACCTGATACGCCCGAGGTCCGCGAATATAACAGCCAGCGCCGCTGGCTTGAGCTTGGCGATCTGGGCGTCAGCTTTGGATTCCTCATCGTGCTGCTTGCCACGGGTTGGACGAAAACGCTCAGCGGCTTAGCCACCCGTATGGCCCCCGATCGCTACTGGCTGGACTTGTTTTACTACGTGATGTTTCTAAGCGTGATCAGCAAGGCACTTGGCTTTGCGCTGGATTTCTACGGCTTCCGTCTGGAGCACCGCTTCAACCTTTCCAGCCAGCGCTTGTTCTCATGGCTTAAGGACGAATTCAAAGGCTGGTTCCTGGGATTGATCATGGCAACCGTGCTGGCTGAGATCGTCTACGCTCTTATCCGCACGTCGCCGCAGTACTGGTGGATTATCGGCTGGCTGATCTTCATGGGCTTGTTTGTCTTTTTCGCGCAGATTGCGCCGGTGGTCCTGTTCCCGCTGTTTTACAAATTTGCTCCCTTGCAGAATGACGAACTCAAAGCCCGCCTCATGCGGCTGGGTGAGCGTGCCGGCACGCGCGTGCGCGGCGTCTACGAATGGAAGCTTTCGGAAAAGAGTAAAAAAGCCAATGCCGCGCTCACGGGGCTCGGCAATACCCGCCGCATCATCCTGGCGGACACGCTGCTGCAAAACTACAGCGACGATGAAATTGAAGCCGTGCTGGCCCACGAACTAGGACATCACGTGCACGGCCACATGGTAAAGATGATCGTGGTGCAGGCGCTGGTCACGCTGGCAGGTTTCTGGGCGGCGAATTACGTGCTGCGTTATGCCATTGACGAGCAGCACATGTTCCAGCATCTGGCAGACTTTGCCAACCTGCCGCTGCTCGCGCTTGTCGCCAGCGGACTTTCGTTGCTGCTGATGCCGGCCCTCAACGCCTACTCGCGCTTCACTGAGCGCCAGGCCGACCTTTATTGCTGGAAATGCGTCTCTGACGTTACGCCGTACATTAGCGCCATGGAAAAGCTGGCGCGCCAGAACCTGAGTGAAAGCCATCCTTCGCGGCTGGTGGAATTGCTGTTCCATTCCCACCCGCCTGTTTCCAAACGCATTGCGGCGGCTGAAGCCTGGGCCAAGAGCCATCGGCCCAGTTTGGCTACATAG